The genomic region AGTTAATTTAGTGTATAATTTAATAAACACTAAGAAATGAGGCGGATCATATGTTAACAGTCTTAGAAAATGATTATTTAAAAGTAGCCATTGCCAAAAAAGGGGCAGAGTTGCGAAATATTATCCACAAACAAGAAGGCTTTGATTACCTGTGGCAAGGAGCTGAAGGCTATTGGTCAAAGCAAGCGCCTAACCTTTTCCCAATTGTAGGTAGATTAAACGAGAATAAGTACCTAAAGGCAGGGAAAGTTTATGAAATGAATCAACACGGTTTTGCACGGGACTTAGATTTTGAAGTAGTCGATGTCTCTAACCAAACGGTCACATTTTCTTTACAAGAGAATACAGAAACGTTAGAGCGTTATCCTTACAAGTTTCAATTAAAAATTACCTATCAATTAGAGGGAAATCAGTTAATGGTCTCCTACCAAGTAGAAAACAATTCGGATGAAGAAATGCCTTATTCATTAGGGGGGCATCCCGCTTTTCATTTGCCGATTAATGGGGAAGGAGTGTTTGAAGATTATCAGCTTCAGCTCTCACCCGTTCCAGAAAAACTAGATTATTTTGAAATGGATCCCCCTCCCTACCTAAGTGGACGTAAATTACCACTTGATGTCTTAAATGAGGGGGCCATTCCAATCAATCGTGATTTATTTGGGGCAGGTCTTGTGATGGATACACAGGGGTTCGTTAAACAAGCAACATTAACCTCAACTAAGTCAAAGCATAGTATCAGTCTTGAGATGGGAGACTTCCCTTATTTGTGTTTATGGACAGAAGAAGGAGTAGAAGCACCTTTTGTCTGTGTAGAGCCTTTCCATGGTGTAGCAGACGAGTATGGTCCTGTGGGCGCACTTAGTGATAAAAGAGGAATAAACAGTCTAGCTGTTAGCGAAAGTCGCACTCACCAATTTGCGATGAAATTTACTTAAAAAAGAGGCTGGGACAAAATATCTCAGCTAACCAAAAAGATGAATGAGTTCAAAAACTCAATCATCTTTTTGGTTTTGTATTAAAAAGTCGCGTAATTCTGTTAACTAGCCTTCCTTAGATTATATTTTCTCAAGTTATTGGCCATCAAGGCCAATTCAATATCAACTTTTACCTTTTCTTTTCCACGTAAATGGAATCGAGTGAAACCCAAATTAGCCTTTATCTGGCCAAAAACAGGCTCAACATCGATTTTGCGTTGTGCAAAAATCCGAGACCTTTCGGGCGATAAAAGCTTACTCGTTTCTTGTTCTTTTAATTCCTCATAGTGCCAATTATAGTTAAATGATTTTTGGGGGGCTTCTTCCGGATTAGTCGGTTTATATACATGGATTATCTGAACGAAACCACTCGTGTTCTTCTTGCGGCTGATATGGCTGAAATAATATTTCGTACCATCCGGATGGACAAAATAATTTTCTTCCACCACATACTCCCAATTTTTTCTGTTTTTATCTGATGATTTATAACTACGCTTTTGTTCTTTATCAAACGCATTATATTTGATAAGGTGTTCCACATCAATTTGGTCCAAGTAATCCAGGTTTTCCTCACTGCCATATCCAGCATCAGCTACAATGGTCTTCGGTAAAATGGTCAAGGAATCTACAAAAGGGATGAGTGTCCGCGTATCCGTAGGATTAGGAAACACCCCGACGGCCAAAGCGAATTGGTTTTCAGTACCAATTTGAATATTGTATCCTGCCTTAAGTTGTCCATTTTGCATATAGTCATCTTTCATTCGCATAAACGTAGCGTCGGTATCCGTTTTTGAGAAGCTGTTCCGATCCTCAAAAACTTCTTCATACGCCGCATATTTTTTCTTACGTGGAATAAAGTCATTGACCAATTTACGCAAGTGTTTCTTTAGCGTCCGTCGTCTTTGCTTTTTAGGGTTTTTCCCTTTAACTGGATTCGCCTCGATGTCACTAGACAGGTCTTGAATTTCTTGCTCAATGATAGTGGCAATTTCTTCCAACTCAGCGGTGGACAGTTCATCAGAATCATCAATCTGCATGGCTTGGTCAACCAATGGTTGAATTTCTTCCTTAAAGTACTGCATCGCCTTTTCTTTAAGGGAAGCTTTGTATCTCTCAATGGCCTTTTTCCAGACAAAAGAAAACTTATTGGCATTTGCTTCAATTTTCGTGCCATCAACGAAGAGGGTTTCCATCGTGACCATATTTTCTGTCTTCAGTTTCGCTGCAAATTCCGCAAACAATTCCGGTAACAGATTTTGGCAAAACAGTGATGACCGAAACCGGTTGATTGTACGGTAGGAAATCGTTTCTTGGCTTACCAACCACATCATAGCGATGTTCTCCAACATCATCTTTTCCATTTTCCGTCCCGAGAAGATACCTTCCGAGTAGGCGAATAACAAAGCCTTGATAAGCAAACGCGGATGATAACCAGGCCTTCCTTCGGAAGCCTCGAATAAAGGATAGGCAGACCAATCTAACGATTCAATAAATTCATCGATAACAAAAACAAGATGGTCTTGGGGAAGCAAAGCGGATAATTCCAATGGTAAAGTGGTTTGGTTTGTGTTATATTTTTTATACATAAGAAAGCCCCTCCTGAATGTATTTGTCGTTATTTACATTATACTAGGTGGCTTTCTTTTTTTATACCAATAACAAAGCAGCCCGGAAGAAAAACTTCCGGGCTGCTTTTTAGCTAGGTTTTGTCCCAGCCTCTTTTTTAAATTAATGTTCGTTTGGATCGTCCTTGGCATCCTGATGAGTAGGGTGAACGGTTCCTTTTAAATGATCTGGACCTGCATAAATAGTATATAATTTCAGTGGCTTGTCACCTGTATTAGTAATATTATGCCACATATCCGCTGGTACAAAAACCGCATCATCATCTCCCACTTGACGTTCAAAGTCTAAATTGTCTTCAGTAGGACCCATTTGACAGAAGCCCTTTCCTTCCTCAATCCGAATAAATTGGTCAATGCCATGATGGACCTCTAGACCAATATCATCATTTGGTTGGATGCTCATGACAGTTACTTGGAGTTTTTCACCCGTCCAAATAGTTGTTCGGTAATGATTGTTATCCTTAGTTAAATCTTCAATGTTTACTACATGAGGTTTTTTACCATAATCTTTTTCATCAATTGCCATCTTATACTCCTCCTTAAATTTTTGTTTATAATCATTACAATCTATTCATAGTATAACACAAATGAAAGCGGGTACAAGTATAAGGAATGTATCTTAATGAAGCTTATGGTAAAATAGAGTAGAAATCTTCAATAATTTAAGGAGTGATGAAGTGAGTAAATTAAAAACATTGTCAAATGGACAGTTAATTCCTGTCCTAGGGTACGGAACGTGGCAAAATACCGATCCACAAGAATGTATTGATGGTGTAAAAACGGCTTTAGAGACCGGTTATCGTCACATCGATACAGCGCAGATGTACGGAAATGAGGAACTAGTAGGAGAAGGGATACGTTTAAGTCATGTCCCTCGCAAAGATATTTTCTTAACCAGTAAGCTGGATAATCCTAATCATGGGTATGAAAGAGCTAAAAAAGCTATTGATGACTCGTTAGAGCGTCTTGGAACCGACTACATGGATCTATTTTTAATTCATTGGCCAGAAGTGGAAGGACACATGGAAGACTGGCAAGAGAGCAATATTGAAACGTGGCGTGCACTTGAAGAGGCATATGAGGCTGGTAAAATCAAAGCGATTGGTCTCAGCAACTTCAAAACAAAACATTTGAAAAATTTACTGGCAAATTGCCGCATCAAGCCAATGGTGAACCAACTTCGTTTACATCCAGGCATTGCTCAAAAAGAAACAGTAGCAATGAGTCGGGAAGCGGGTATGGTCATCCAAGCATGGTCACCGTTATCACCCCTGTCACAAATGCTAGATGATGAAGCAGTTGTTTCAATGACTGAAAAATACCAAAAATCTCTAGCGCAACTTTTATTACGTTATAGCTTACAAAAGGACTTCATACCATTGACTAAATCGGTTCATAAAGACCGTATTAAAGAAAATGCTGCTATTTTTGATTTTAAAATCGATGAAGAAGATATGGCCTATTTCGATCAATGGGAATGGGAAGGCGAACTTTTTAACTAAATGGATGGTTGGCGATTGGAGAAATTTCTCCAATCGTTTTTTTTTTTCGTAAAAAAT from Jeotgalibaca dankookensis harbors:
- a CDS encoding cupin domain-containing protein, which encodes MAIDEKDYGKKPHVVNIEDLTKDNNHYRTTIWTGEKLQVTVMSIQPNDDIGLEVHHGIDQFIRIEEGKGFCQMGPTEDNLDFERQVGDDDAVFVPADMWHNITNTGDKPLKLYTIYAGPDHLKGTVHPTHQDAKDDPNEH
- a CDS encoding aldose 1-epimerase family protein, whose protein sequence is MLTVLENDYLKVAIAKKGAELRNIIHKQEGFDYLWQGAEGYWSKQAPNLFPIVGRLNENKYLKAGKVYEMNQHGFARDLDFEVVDVSNQTVTFSLQENTETLERYPYKFQLKITYQLEGNQLMVSYQVENNSDEEMPYSLGGHPAFHLPINGEGVFEDYQLQLSPVPEKLDYFEMDPPPYLSGRKLPLDVLNEGAIPINRDLFGAGLVMDTQGFVKQATLTSTKSKHSISLEMGDFPYLCLWTEEGVEAPFVCVEPFHGVADEYGPVGALSDKRGINSLAVSESRTHQFAMKFT
- a CDS encoding IS1182 family transposase, with amino-acid sequence MYKKYNTNQTTLPLELSALLPQDHLVFVIDEFIESLDWSAYPLFEASEGRPGYHPRLLIKALLFAYSEGIFSGRKMEKMMLENIAMMWLVSQETISYRTINRFRSSLFCQNLLPELFAEFAAKLKTENMVTMETLFVDGTKIEANANKFSFVWKKAIERYKASLKEKAMQYFKEEIQPLVDQAMQIDDSDELSTAELEEIATIIEQEIQDLSSDIEANPVKGKNPKKQRRRTLKKHLRKLVNDFIPRKKKYAAYEEVFEDRNSFSKTDTDATFMRMKDDYMQNGQLKAGYNIQIGTENQFALAVGVFPNPTDTRTLIPFVDSLTILPKTIVADAGYGSEENLDYLDQIDVEHLIKYNAFDKEQKRSYKSSDKNRKNWEYVVEENYFVHPDGTKYYFSHISRKKNTSGFVQIIHVYKPTNPEEAPQKSFNYNWHYEELKEQETSKLLSPERSRIFAQRKIDVEPVFGQIKANLGFTRFHLRGKEKVKVDIELALMANNLRKYNLRKAS
- a CDS encoding aldo/keto reductase, which codes for MSKLKTLSNGQLIPVLGYGTWQNTDPQECIDGVKTALETGYRHIDTAQMYGNEELVGEGIRLSHVPRKDIFLTSKLDNPNHGYERAKKAIDDSLERLGTDYMDLFLIHWPEVEGHMEDWQESNIETWRALEEAYEAGKIKAIGLSNFKTKHLKNLLANCRIKPMVNQLRLHPGIAQKETVAMSREAGMVIQAWSPLSPLSQMLDDEAVVSMTEKYQKSLAQLLLRYSLQKDFIPLTKSVHKDRIKENAAIFDFKIDEEDMAYFDQWEWEGELFN